Proteins encoded within one genomic window of Empedobacter falsenii:
- the purB gene encoding adenylosuccinate lyase, translating to MNKYQNPLESRYCSDEMLYIFSPEKKFTTWRQLWIALAEIEKELGLDITDEQIQELKDNATNIDYDVAAAYEKKFRHDVMAHVHTYGDVAPSAKAIIHLGATSAFVGDNTDLIQIRDGFQHIKGQLINVIDGLAKFARQYKDLPTLGFTHFQPAQLTTVGKRATLWLQSVLLDLEELEFRIDTLRFRGVKGTTGTAASFKELFDGDYQKVKTLDKKLSERFGFKNVFAVSGQTYDRKIDAQALELLSNIAQSAHKFTNDLRLLQNLKEIEEPFEKNQIGSSAMAYKRNPMRSERIASLAKYVMSLATSPAMVASTQWFERTLDDSANKRLAVPQAFLAIDAILIIWNNILDGLVVYPKIIEKHIAEELPFMATEYIIMEGVKNGGDRQELHEIIRTHSMEAAKQVKMEGKSNDLIERIIADDNVKIDKEKLVELLDPKNFTGFASEQTEEFLNDLVDPIIEENKTLLGAHTDLKV from the coding sequence ATGAACAAGTATCAAAATCCTTTAGAATCGAGATATTGTAGCGACGAAATGCTATATATCTTTTCTCCTGAGAAAAAATTTACAACATGGAGACAGCTTTGGATTGCTTTAGCAGAAATTGAAAAGGAACTTGGATTAGATATTACAGACGAACAAATTCAAGAGTTAAAAGATAACGCAACTAATATTGATTATGATGTTGCTGCGGCTTACGAAAAGAAATTTCGTCACGATGTAATGGCTCACGTTCACACGTACGGAGATGTTGCTCCATCTGCAAAAGCGATTATTCACTTAGGTGCTACTTCGGCTTTTGTTGGTGATAATACAGATTTAATTCAAATTCGTGATGGTTTCCAACACATCAAAGGACAATTAATCAATGTAATTGATGGTTTAGCAAAATTTGCACGTCAATACAAAGATTTACCAACTTTAGGATTTACACATTTTCAACCAGCACAATTAACAACTGTAGGTAAACGTGCAACACTTTGGTTACAATCTGTTTTATTAGATTTAGAAGAATTAGAATTCAGAATAGATACTTTACGTTTTCGTGGAGTAAAAGGAACAACTGGTACAGCAGCTTCTTTCAAAGAATTATTTGATGGAGATTACCAAAAAGTAAAAACATTAGACAAAAAATTATCTGAACGTTTTGGATTTAAAAATGTTTTTGCAGTATCTGGACAAACTTACGATCGTAAAATTGATGCACAAGCATTAGAATTATTATCAAACATTGCACAATCTGCACATAAATTTACAAACGATTTACGTTTATTACAGAATTTAAAAGAGATTGAAGAACCTTTTGAGAAAAATCAAATTGGATCTTCTGCAATGGCATATAAACGTAACCCAATGCGTTCTGAGCGCATCGCTTCTTTAGCGAAGTACGTAATGTCTTTAGCTACTTCTCCTGCAATGGTTGCATCAACTCAATGGTTCGAAAGAACGTTAGATGATTCAGCTAATAAACGTTTAGCAGTTCCTCAAGCTTTCTTAGCGATTGATGCAATTTTAATCATTTGGAACAATATTTTAGATGGTTTAGTCGTTTATCCTAAAATAATCGAAAAGCATATCGCGGAAGAATTACCATTTATGGCAACCGAATATATTATTATGGAAGGTGTTAAAAATGGTGGTGATCGTCAAGAATTACACGAAATTATCCGTACACATTCTATGGAAGCTGCAAAACAAGTGAAAATGGAAGGTAAATCAAATGATTTGATTGAGCGTATTATTGCTGATGATAATGTAAAAATTGATAAAGAAAAATTAGTCGAATTATTAGATCCGAAAAACTTTACAGGATTTGCTTCTGAACAAACAGAAGAATTCTTAAATGATTTAGTTGATCCAATTATCGAAGAAAATAAAACACTTTTAGGCGCACATACTGACCTTAAAGTGTAA
- a CDS encoding fructosamine kinase family protein: MNEILERLKQLNLGIDSIVPIKGGDINDAFRLESFDKKYFLKVNSANNFPHLFKKEARALEAIKKTKTFSVPKVVNVGEAGKDFQYLLLEWMETSTPTVVNWENLGKNLAKLHQNTSKQFGWSEDNYIAIVVQPNSLTDSWSEFYAKNRIMPMMKLLQNKQLINSKQIKSAENLCKQLNSIFPEEKPALLHGDFWNGNILANKKGEFSVIDPAIYYGHREMDLAIAKLFGGFDDVFFDAYHENNPLAPNFEERLPIAQLFPLLIHAYLFEGYYVKDVQTILKKF, from the coding sequence ATGAATGAAATTTTAGAACGATTAAAACAATTGAATTTAGGTATAGATTCTATCGTCCCAATAAAAGGTGGTGATATTAATGATGCTTTTCGATTAGAATCGTTTGATAAAAAATATTTTTTAAAGGTAAATTCCGCAAACAACTTTCCTCATCTTTTCAAGAAAGAAGCACGTGCTTTAGAAGCCATCAAAAAGACCAAAACATTTTCGGTTCCGAAAGTGGTAAATGTTGGTGAAGCTGGAAAAGATTTTCAATATTTATTATTAGAATGGATGGAAACCTCTACTCCAACTGTTGTAAATTGGGAAAACTTAGGAAAAAATTTAGCAAAACTTCATCAAAATACAAGTAAACAATTTGGTTGGTCAGAAGATAATTACATTGCAATTGTCGTTCAACCGAATAGTTTAACGGATTCTTGGAGCGAATTTTATGCAAAAAATCGCATCATGCCAATGATGAAACTACTGCAAAACAAACAATTAATCAATTCAAAACAAATAAAATCTGCAGAGAATTTATGTAAACAATTGAATTCGATATTTCCAGAAGAAAAGCCAGCTTTATTGCATGGAGATTTTTGGAATGGAAATATTTTAGCCAACAAAAAAGGTGAATTCTCGGTTATAGATCCTGCAATTTATTATGGTCATCGCGAAATGGATTTGGCTATTGCAAAGCTTTTTGGAGGATTTGATGATGTATTTTTTGATGCTTATCACGAAAATAATCCTTTAGCACCAAATTTTGAAGAGCGTTTACCGATTGCACAATTATTTCCATTGCTGATACACGCTTATCTTTTCGAAGGTTATTATGTGAAAGATGTGCAAACCATTTTGAAAAAATTTTAA
- a CDS encoding adenylosuccinate synthase, which translates to MSTHVVVGLQWGDEGKGKITDVLAEKSDYVVRYQGGNNAGHTVYVGDDKFVLHLLPSGVLQCKGKCIIANGVVVNPEAFFAETEQLEAKGYSTDHVFISRRAHIIMPYHILLDEYREEFAGKDSQIGTTKRGIGPCYEDKVARVGIRAIDLLNPEVLAEKIKENLVVKNALFEKLFNKEPLKFEDIYEKYLAYGERLKERIMDSELEINHAIDEGKNVLFEGAQALMLDIDFGTYPFVTSSSPTTGGVCVGAGVPPTKLKNLIGVSKAYCTRVGNGPFPTELDNELGEQIRQVGHEFGASTGRPRRTGWLDLVALKHACMINGITHLVITKLDVMSNIDTVKVCTGYKTEDGKIIDYFTSSTTKLADYEAQYDELPGWKEDITNVKSFDELPQTAQDYIHYIEKYLGIEVYLVSVGPERSQNIIRTTLF; encoded by the coding sequence ATGTCAACACACGTAGTAGTCGGTCTTCAATGGGGTGACGAGGGAAAAGGAAAAATTACAGATGTATTAGCCGAAAAATCAGATTATGTTGTACGCTACCAAGGTGGTAACAACGCTGGTCATACGGTATATGTAGGCGATGATAAATTTGTCTTACACTTATTACCTTCTGGAGTTTTACAATGCAAAGGAAAATGTATTATTGCGAATGGTGTCGTAGTAAATCCTGAAGCTTTTTTTGCAGAAACTGAACAATTAGAAGCAAAAGGTTATTCTACAGATCACGTTTTTATCTCGAGAAGAGCGCATATCATTATGCCTTATCACATTTTGTTAGACGAATATCGTGAAGAATTTGCAGGAAAAGATAGTCAAATTGGTACAACAAAACGCGGAATTGGTCCTTGTTATGAGGATAAAGTAGCTCGTGTTGGTATTCGTGCAATTGATTTATTAAATCCTGAGGTTTTAGCAGAAAAAATCAAAGAAAATTTGGTGGTTAAAAATGCTTTATTCGAAAAATTATTCAATAAAGAGCCATTAAAATTCGAAGATATTTACGAAAAATATTTAGCTTACGGAGAGCGTTTGAAAGAACGTATCATGGATTCTGAATTAGAAATCAATCATGCGATTGACGAAGGTAAAAATGTATTATTCGAAGGTGCGCAGGCATTAATGTTAGACATCGATTTTGGTACATATCCATTCGTTACATCGTCTTCTCCAACAACTGGTGGAGTTTGTGTTGGTGCTGGAGTTCCTCCTACAAAATTGAAAAATTTGATTGGAGTCTCGAAAGCATATTGTACACGCGTTGGTAACGGTCCTTTCCCAACAGAATTGGACAACGAATTGGGAGAACAAATTCGTCAAGTTGGTCACGAATTCGGAGCATCAACAGGTCGTCCACGCCGCACAGGTTGGTTAGATTTAGTAGCATTGAAACACGCTTGTATGATTAACGGAATTACACATTTAGTAATCACTAAATTAGATGTAATGTCGAATATTGATACAGTAAAAGTTTGTACAGGTTACAAAACGGAAGACGGAAAAATCATTGATTATTTCACTTCTTCTACAACTAAATTAGCTGATTACGAAGCACAATACGACGAATTACCAGGATGGAAAGAAGATATTACGAACGTAAAATCTTTTGATGAGTTACCGCAAACAGCGCAAGACTACATCCACTACATTGAGAAATACTTAGGAATCGAAGTTTATTTAGTTTCGGTTGGACCAGAGCGTTCTCAAAACATTATTAGAACAACTTTATTTTAA
- a CDS encoding DsbA family oxidoreductase yields MKIEIWSDVMCPFCYIGKKHFEQALTQIPYQDKIQVEWKSFQLNPDLSKTEITSVNDYLIESKGISEEQVSAMNNQLAEMGKAVGIDFQQQNSKVVNTGDAHRLIHFAQANGKGSEAEERLFKAYFTEGKNVADYDVLAELAEEIGLNKTEVLEMLNSDANVFEVASDILDARNIGVSGVPFFVIDRKYALSGAQPVEYFVSALTQAYEKDHLDQPQNVASCDVDGNCD; encoded by the coding sequence ATGAAAATTGAAATCTGGTCGGATGTAATGTGTCCGTTCTGTTACATCGGAAAAAAACATTTTGAACAAGCTTTAACGCAAATTCCTTATCAAGATAAAATACAGGTTGAATGGAAAAGTTTTCAGTTAAATCCTGATTTATCTAAAACTGAAATTACTTCTGTGAATGATTATTTGATCGAATCAAAAGGAATTTCGGAAGAACAAGTTTCGGCAATGAATAATCAATTGGCTGAAATGGGAAAAGCTGTTGGAATTGATTTTCAACAACAAAATTCTAAAGTTGTCAATACAGGAGATGCACATCGATTGATTCATTTTGCGCAAGCGAATGGAAAAGGTTCAGAAGCAGAAGAAAGACTTTTTAAAGCATATTTTACAGAAGGTAAAAATGTGGCTGATTATGATGTTTTGGCTGAATTGGCTGAAGAAATTGGTTTGAACAAAACCGAAGTTCTTGAAATGCTAAATTCTGATGCAAACGTTTTTGAAGTTGCTTCGGATATTTTAGATGCACGTAATATTGGTGTTTCTGGCGTTCCGTTTTTTGTAATTGACCGTAAATATGCACTTTCTGGTGCTCAACCTGTCGAGTATTTCGTTTCTGCTTTGACACAGGCTTACGAAAAAGATCATTTGGATCAACCTCAAAATGTTGCTTCTTGTGATGTTGACGGAAATTGTGATTAA
- a CDS encoding N-acetylmuramoyl-L-alanine amidase family protein, producing the protein MKKKLYLFAIASLFATSTMFAQTAKTFVIDAGHGGFDNGSNNGNIVESEYSLELAQKIQQLAKKKNINVILTRDGNDFLDLQSRVDKMHKLDPELVISLHLNSASNKELKGAEVFINKDNTDANTEKIGAELAQLVSINSIENRGLKKANFKILRDSKKPTFLIELGFASNPTDAETLKSAYHKNQLAEKIVQFLENYQSI; encoded by the coding sequence ATGAAAAAGAAACTATATCTATTTGCTATTGCAAGTTTATTCGCAACATCTACCATGTTTGCACAAACTGCTAAAACCTTTGTCATAGATGCTGGACATGGCGGTTTTGATAATGGTTCAAATAATGGAAATATTGTAGAAAGTGAATATTCTTTAGAATTGGCTCAAAAAATTCAACAATTAGCTAAAAAGAAAAATATCAATGTTATTTTAACGAGAGATGGGAATGATTTTCTTGATTTACAATCTCGTGTTGATAAAATGCATAAATTGGATCCTGAATTAGTTATCTCTTTGCATTTGAATAGTGCTTCAAATAAGGAACTAAAAGGAGCTGAAGTTTTTATCAATAAAGATAATACAGATGCAAATACAGAAAAAATAGGGGCTGAATTAGCACAATTAGTTAGTATCAATTCCATTGAAAACAGAGGCTTGAAGAAAGCTAATTTTAAAATATTAAGAGATTCTAAAAAGCCGACTTTTCTAATCGAATTAGGCTTCGCAAGTAATCCTACTGATGCCGAAACTTTGAAAAGTGCTTATCATAAAAATCAATTAGCAGAAAAAATTGTACAATTTTTAGAGAATTATCAATCAATATAA
- a CDS encoding outer membrane beta-barrel family protein, with product MKFYASILTLFLLQNFLSAQYSIKGKIVNQENQPVEFLDVSIIQNDSIIDFITTNTDGKFLLKTPKGEVELLIEEIGKVVEQRKITVYNDLDVGNIVITSQQLGLKEVLVQGKAKTYERLVDRLVFNVENSIAATGGDALDALKNTPSVKIKDDQISIVGKSTVNVLVNDRIVQMSGNDLTNYLKSIPSANIKKIEVITNPPAKYEAEGNSGLINIVLKEAKQNAWSTTLRSSYTQGVYGILNDGINFSYSKDKFSALVDLSHYTGNNIYTNDMNYDYPTEHWNQKVRNKNMYRGLSGLTTLSYKINDKNTVGIQFNGGHNYNGGKERTRTISNQNGQIIKDFSTNSRTGGDGDNYNLNLNFTHKFDTIGKKFSVDLDYMSNTGANENDFISDMYFKKERKTILANNLNDKDIQNISGKIDFYFPYKKGTWEFGSKVSSTESDYKLNSVFTDINTNENLMTQNDHFNYTENVESLYLSYQRKLSDKWSTKIGLRGEFMQSKANSITTNTITEKEYFKLFPTFYIQYQPTEDHSFNFNFGRRIQRPAFWELNPNKWYSNPISYTEGNPFMQPAFVYNFELSYGFKDYLQAKVYYQNIQDGFGQIAFHQEQELDGELTQTQIFKRLNYYKMSNYGISLSSTLKPYKWWESNLEFNFGFNKSINEIDVLDKEYTGNGANFSVYNNLNLNTKKTFTAQANYTFTPKGKNREFNYSSSSSLDIGFKYLAMDKKLTLSLMAYDIFKTDLSTLSTNVQNIPQSFRQYYDSQSIRFSVSYKFGNSKINVSKRQTSNAEEANRSGGK from the coding sequence ATGAAATTTTACGCATCCATTCTAACGCTTTTTTTACTCCAGAATTTTTTATCTGCTCAATATTCTATAAAAGGTAAAATTGTCAACCAAGAAAATCAACCTGTCGAATTTTTAGATGTTTCTATCATTCAAAATGATTCGATTATAGATTTTATTACAACAAATACAGATGGAAAGTTTCTTCTTAAAACTCCAAAAGGAGAAGTAGAATTATTGATAGAAGAAATAGGAAAAGTTGTAGAACAACGAAAAATAACTGTATACAATGATTTGGATGTAGGAAATATAGTGATAACAAGTCAACAATTAGGTTTGAAGGAAGTTTTGGTGCAAGGAAAAGCGAAGACGTATGAACGATTAGTTGACCGTTTGGTTTTTAATGTAGAAAATTCCATTGCGGCAACAGGTGGAGACGCTTTAGATGCTTTGAAAAATACACCTTCTGTCAAAATTAAAGATGATCAAATTTCTATTGTTGGAAAAAGTACGGTGAATGTTTTGGTAAATGATAGAATTGTTCAGATGAGTGGAAACGATTTAACAAATTATCTCAAAAGTATTCCATCTGCAAATATCAAAAAGATTGAAGTGATAACAAATCCTCCTGCAAAATATGAAGCTGAGGGAAATAGTGGATTAATCAATATTGTATTAAAAGAAGCAAAGCAAAATGCGTGGAGTACAACGTTGAGAAGTTCGTATACCCAAGGTGTTTATGGAATTCTGAATGATGGAATTAATTTTTCATACTCCAAAGATAAATTTTCTGCGTTGGTTGATTTATCGCATTATACAGGAAATAATATCTACACCAATGATATGAATTATGATTACCCAACTGAACATTGGAATCAAAAGGTAAGAAATAAAAATATGTATAGAGGTTTATCTGGTTTGACAACTTTAAGTTATAAGATAAATGACAAAAATACAGTTGGAATTCAGTTTAATGGAGGTCATAATTACAATGGAGGAAAAGAAAGAACAAGAACAATTAGTAATCAAAATGGGCAGATTATCAAAGATTTTTCTACCAATTCTCGTACAGGAGGAGATGGAGATAACTATAATTTGAACTTAAATTTTACTCACAAGTTTGATACAATTGGAAAGAAATTTTCTGTTGATTTAGATTATATGTCGAATACTGGGGCAAATGAAAATGATTTTATTTCGGATATGTATTTCAAGAAAGAGCGCAAAACAATTTTAGCAAATAATCTAAATGATAAGGATATTCAGAATATTTCGGGGAAAATTGATTTTTATTTTCCATACAAAAAAGGAACGTGGGAATTTGGTTCAAAAGTAAGTTCTACAGAATCTGATTATAAATTGAATTCAGTTTTTACAGATATCAATACTAACGAGAATTTGATGACACAAAATGATCATTTTAATTATACCGAAAATGTAGAAAGTTTGTATTTATCTTATCAACGAAAATTATCAGATAAATGGTCAACTAAAATTGGACTTAGAGGAGAATTTATGCAATCTAAAGCCAATTCGATTACCACGAATACTATTACGGAGAAAGAATATTTCAAATTGTTCCCAACATTTTATATTCAATATCAGCCAACAGAAGATCATTCCTTCAATTTTAATTTTGGACGAAGAATTCAACGACCAGCTTTTTGGGAATTAAATCCAAATAAATGGTACAGTAATCCTATTTCTTACACAGAAGGAAATCCTTTTATGCAGCCAGCTTTTGTGTATAATTTCGAATTAAGTTATGGATTCAAAGATTATTTACAAGCAAAAGTTTATTATCAAAATATACAAGATGGTTTTGGTCAAATTGCTTTTCATCAAGAACAAGAATTGGATGGAGAATTGACGCAAACACAAATATTTAAGCGACTAAATTATTATAAAATGTCTAATTACGGAATTAGTTTATCATCAACTTTAAAACCTTATAAATGGTGGGAATCTAATCTTGAATTTAATTTTGGATTTAATAAATCAATCAATGAAATTGATGTATTAGATAAAGAATATACAGGAAATGGAGCTAATTTTTCGGTTTATAATAACCTGAATTTAAATACTAAAAAAACGTTTACGGCTCAAGCTAATTATACGTTTACACCAAAAGGAAAAAACAGAGAATTTAATTATAGTTCAAGTTCTTCGTTAGATATAGGTTTTAAATATTTGGCGATGGATAAGAAATTAACGTTGTCGTTGATGGCGTATGATATTTTCAAAACAGATCTTTCAACATTATCGACAAATGTGCAAAATATTCCGCAATCGTTTAGACAATATTATGATTCGCAATCGATACGTTTTTCGGTTTCATATAAATTTGGTAATTCAAAAATCAATGTGAGTAAACGTCAAACGTCTAATGCAGAAGAAGCAAATAGAAGTGGAGGAAAATAG
- a CDS encoding N-acetylmuramoyl-L-alanine amidase family protein, whose product MKKLFQIFCLILTTGLFAQTNFIENKTPSTKRVILLDAGHGGTDTGVKKDEFQEKDIVLKIAEIIQEKNPFTDVDFVLLRKGDEQIINTSRAKMINEIKPDLVLSIHANYNVKDSKKGTEIHLSPLNPTFEECKILGEKIGKSISSLGFENLGIVETNSKILRDSQVPIIMIEIGYLTNDDDRKILTNESNYPKIADKIFEALKN is encoded by the coding sequence ATGAAAAAACTATTTCAGATCTTTTGTTTAATCTTAACAACAGGTCTTTTTGCACAAACAAATTTTATCGAAAATAAAACACCTTCTACAAAGCGCGTAATCCTTTTGGATGCTGGACACGGAGGAACAGATACTGGTGTAAAAAAAGATGAATTTCAGGAAAAAGATATTGTGCTGAAAATTGCAGAAATTATTCAAGAAAAAAATCCTTTTACAGACGTTGACTTTGTATTATTGAGAAAAGGTGACGAACAAATTATCAATACAAGTCGTGCGAAAATGATTAATGAAATAAAACCTGATTTGGTTTTATCAATCCACGCAAATTATAATGTAAAAGATTCGAAAAAAGGAACAGAAATTCACCTTTCTCCATTGAATCCTACTTTCGAAGAATGTAAAATACTTGGCGAAAAAATTGGAAAAAGTATAAGTTCTTTAGGTTTTGAAAATTTAGGAATTGTTGAAACAAATTCGAAAATATTACGAGATTCACAAGTTCCAATTATTATGATTGAAATCGGTTATTTGACAAATGACGATGACCGAAAAATCTTAACAAACGAAAGTAATTACCCTAAAATAGCAGATAAAATTTTTGAAGCATTGAAGAATTAG
- a CDS encoding DUF58 domain-containing protein has product MKFFRSLFLTNRFFYAGLLITFCYVIAFFLPPIYIIAKILTFVFIVSVIVEIFLVYIPKTSIEVIRNYPERLSNGDENELELFVTNHYQFPLNVRIIEEFPVQLQLRDFQFRKRFKSGQNTKFDFKIRPTERGSYKFGLTNVFISVFGLIEKKIKINEPISIACYPSYLQLKQFQLYSTAQLQNQFGMKRIRKIGTNTEFENIKNYTIGDEYRLINWKATAKANRLMVNQFQEEKSQPVYSLIDLGRTMRMPFDGLKLLDYSINSSLVVANISLQKNEKAGLITFNKRIQDHVVADRKNHQMQLILEKLYNVQTDFLESDFGQLYAYIKRKLTQRSLLFIYTNFETIDGLERQLPYLKLIKKSHVVVLILFKNSELKKLNHQKAKTTTDIYDQTIAEKFNYDKELIINRLHQFGILTIYCEPQELSINLINKYLEIKARGLF; this is encoded by the coding sequence ATGAAATTTTTCAGAAGCTTATTTCTTACCAATCGCTTTTTTTATGCGGGATTATTGATTACATTTTGTTATGTGATCGCATTTTTTCTACCTCCTATTTACATTATTGCAAAGATTTTGACATTTGTCTTTATCGTTAGTGTTATTGTCGAAATATTTTTGGTTTATATTCCTAAAACTTCCATTGAAGTTATTCGAAATTATCCAGAACGATTATCAAATGGCGATGAAAATGAATTGGAACTTTTCGTGACAAATCATTATCAATTTCCGCTGAATGTAAGGATTATAGAAGAGTTTCCTGTTCAATTACAATTAAGAGATTTTCAGTTTAGAAAACGATTTAAAAGTGGTCAAAATACTAAATTTGATTTTAAAATTCGACCAACAGAGCGAGGTTCGTATAAATTTGGATTAACAAATGTATTTATTTCTGTTTTTGGATTGATTGAGAAAAAGATCAAAATAAACGAACCTATTTCAATTGCGTGCTATCCTTCTTATTTGCAATTAAAACAATTTCAATTATATTCTACCGCTCAGTTACAGAATCAATTTGGGATGAAAAGAATTCGAAAAATTGGAACAAATACAGAATTTGAAAATATAAAAAATTATACGATTGGTGACGAATATCGTTTAATCAATTGGAAAGCAACGGCGAAAGCAAATCGATTGATGGTAAATCAATTTCAGGAAGAAAAATCGCAGCCTGTTTATTCGTTAATTGATTTGGGAAGAACGATGCGAATGCCTTTTGATGGTTTAAAATTGTTGGATTATTCGATCAATTCGAGTTTAGTTGTCGCAAATATTTCACTTCAAAAAAATGAAAAAGCAGGTTTAATTACATTTAATAAAAGAATTCAAGATCACGTTGTTGCTGATCGAAAAAATCATCAAATGCAATTGATTTTAGAGAAATTATACAATGTACAAACTGATTTTTTGGAAAGTGATTTTGGACAATTATATGCCTATATCAAACGAAAATTAACGCAACGATCGCTTTTATTTATTTACACCAATTTTGAAACAATTGATGGTTTAGAACGTCAATTACCATATCTGAAATTGATTAAAAAATCACATGTTGTCGTTTTGATTCTTTTTAAAAATTCTGAATTGAAAAAACTAAATCATCAGAAAGCAAAAACTACAACTGACATTTATGATCAAACAATTGCCGAAAAGTTTAATTACGACAAAGAATTAATCATAAATCGTTTGCATCAATTTGGGATTTTAACCATTTATTGCGAACCACAAGAATTGTCTATTAACTTAATCAATAAGTATTTAGAGATAAAAGCGCGAGGTTTATTTTAA
- a CDS encoding AAA family ATPase — protein MSENTYQPFENRVDFSDVQNKMQTVKNELKKVIVGQDDIIDQLILALLSNGHSLIEGLPGVAKTMMAKLLAKTIDSDFSRIQFTPDLMPSDVIGTSILNSKINEFEFKKGPIFSNIILIDEINRSPAKTQAALFESMSERQVTVDGTTYPLQAPFLVFATQNPIEQEGTYRLPEAQLDRFIFKIYVKYPSLESEIELLKEQQERKNIDKESLVEKVISGNEIIEFQDRIKSVFVHEALITYIATIVHQTRIDQTLYMGASPRASIAILDAAKSNAAVNGRDFVIPEDIKQIAHTILGHRVVMVPEKEMEGFTTQHIIQQIIDRVEIPR, from the coding sequence ATGAGCGAAAATACATATCAACCATTCGAAAATAGAGTCGATTTTTCGGATGTACAAAATAAAATGCAAACGGTAAAAAATGAATTGAAAAAGGTAATTGTCGGACAAGATGATATTATCGATCAATTAATTTTAGCTTTGCTGTCTAACGGTCATTCTCTTATTGAAGGTTTGCCTGGAGTTGCCAAAACAATGATGGCAAAATTGTTGGCAAAAACGATAGATTCTGATTTTAGTAGAATTCAGTTTACGCCAGATTTAATGCCTTCTGATGTGATTGGAACGTCTATTTTAAATTCTAAAATCAATGAATTTGAGTTCAAAAAAGGACCAATTTTTTCGAATATTATTTTGATTGATGAGATTAACCGTTCGCCTGCAAAAACTCAAGCGGCTTTATTCGAATCGATGTCAGAAAGACAAGTAACAGTTGATGGAACAACTTATCCTTTGCAAGCTCCTTTTTTGGTTTTTGCAACTCAAAATCCAATTGAACAAGAAGGAACGTATCGATTACCAGAAGCGCAATTGGATCGTTTTATTTTTAAGATTTATGTCAAATATCCTTCGTTAGAAAGTGAAATTGAATTATTGAAAGAACAACAAGAACGCAAAAATATCGACAAAGAATCGTTGGTAGAAAAAGTAATTTCAGGAAATGAAATTATTGAGTTCCAAGATCGCATAAAATCGGTTTTCGTGCACGAAGCGCTAATTACGTATATTGCGACAATTGTTCATCAAACCAGAATCGATCAAACCTTGTATATGGGGGCATCGCCACGTGCTTCTATCGCGATTTTAGATGCAGCAAAATCTAATGCAGCGGTGAATGGACGCGATTTTGTGATTCCAGAAGATATCAAACAAATTGCGCATACAATTTTGGGACACCGCGTTGTGATGGTTCCAGAAAAAGAGATGGAAGGTTTTACAACACAACATATTATTCAGCAAATTATTGATCGCGTAGAAATTCCTCGTTAA